The sequence tggtgaatggtacatgtgtgcatggtcattagggtttataaaagattgatcgcaaccctcaaaggattgattatggtcccaatgactaccagcctcacaatttatgggcatttcataccttagattttctctagattgcctaaaattatgcgaaatatgacaattctcaacagggtggtctaaactaccacatgcgggacatgcatagatttcaagttacctaagaaaattagatgtgacagattcctcatgtgattgcatttctaaagctgcgattcgagcctctaattgatccacaagagatgattgtgcgagtgaggcattagcaaaatgttcattttcacgttgtggtgaatgatgcatgtgtgagtagtcattagggttcatgtattgaggctcaggactttgaaaatgtccataataattcctatgattattgacatcatggtctattggaggttcataacgtgaagtatgtccataagcaagttctccaAGGGATTTGTTGTAATCCCCAATTGTAGACAAAAATCTAGATATGATTgagctcaaaagctaagtaaaaatattacaaagcccactctttggttttaatgggtttggatttttgaagTTTGGTTTTtgttgggagacatttggttttgttgggaatgaaaaatatttggtttttgatgggaaacatttggttttgtgggttttggaaaaaatttggactataatgggtttgaagaactttggtttttaatgggctttgaaaagaaaattttggtttattGGGTCAAAGAGAGAATTTTTGGTTTATTGGGACAAGCCCAGCTAAGTTATTGATTTCTTTTTGGGCTCTCAGAGAGCCAAAGTGCCAGGCCCaaatgggctttgaaaacgtttttcaaatttttgttgggtcaagcccacagttcagttcaaattacaaacccaatagaaaatggaagcccacaattttggttctcttaatgggtttatacttactctttaagcacagcccagctgctctgattttggttgcacagcccagttgggctttggttcacagcagcaacaagctcccagcagcagcaaggactcagcagcagcagcagcagaggttCAGCACAGAAGCAAGCTGCACAGGCCAGCAACACagggaagaaagtagcagcaagtggcaggcccagctgcaactcaacagcagcaacagcaagggttCAGCCAAGGGAGAAGAAGGTTAGGCACAGCACAATGGCAAGAttgcaatgagtatgcaatgcaaagatgaatatgcagtaatgaatgcaagttatgatgagctaaatgcttacactaaatgattacactatatgcaagatatgcaaactaagatgcaaactaagatgcaatatgcaagatgctaatgcaagttacactaagatgcagttaaataagatgcaatgcaaaacagtaagatgcacagcaagttatgcaagaacagcaaactaagatacaagaaaaacttcaacaaaacagcatccaagtccccggcagcggcgccaaaaacttggaagGCTGGGAAAGATGTATGATATAAGAGTATAAGGGAAGCCTGcatggttataccgcaagtgcacggtgtcggttgtagcttgtgcaaatacgggtcgaatccacagggactagggtgtgagttgaagtttcctaagctaattctctgagcagtgaactaatgaagcaaagagtgacagtggcaaatgacagttacaatggcaatgagccaaaggcagtgaaacatagaatttagaagcaaacagtgaagcaagaatttggaaacaaatgtaaacagaataccaaggtctttgaatccacctctaactcacactgattattcatcactgacagtaactttgtttttctataaccactagcaagagggatgtcaatcctctatatagcaagggtcattttgatatgaaatctcctatcacaactaaggtactcctcctaagcattaactgtctagttaaagcacaattaatcaaaagaacaatatataaaattaagcatgagttgcagtttagcaacactagatgattctaactacaatggatgcctgacatctaatgtgaaaggctagtgttgaagccctaagatggagtttcactatgagcatttaaacacatcatggctactgacaagagcatgaataacaaatgttaagctagggtttcatctaaaccatggcaaattaaactagaacatgtttaacacattaaataactggaattgaaacattgaacataaacagagcattgatagAACAAATCAGAACAACacagttgaggcactggctagtccagtcctcttgggtgaagctctggctagcctaGGCATACTTTCTACAACACCATAtcatcaatttatagtttacaatttatctcaaaaaatccctaatttcagaattagggttttggaaatttaGGTCAAACAATCTCACCACAGCTCTGAATGTTGTCTCCTCTGCCTTTTGTCGACAACCCATGCTCCCAATTGCTTTGCTACTCGTCTCCATCGTGTCTGAAAGCCATCTGCTACTCgtactcaaaccctagttctcttagatttatctcatagggtgaatgagatagaggtgagagaagTAGAGTGATGAGTGATGTTTATGGGGGAAGGGTAGAGGGGTTGTGTGGTTGGAGAGGCTCGAGATGGTGAAGAGGTACAGGAGTTCGAGAAGGAGAAATTGCAGGGCTCTGCAATTGTCGGGGGAAGAAGGGTTTTTGGGTGAAAACGAATgtttggctcgactggtgtagGTGATGGGATATTTGATGATACGGTGTTGGTCAGgttcagcggagtttgatgaacaacgagtggaaggcgttggatcatcaacttcagattgaatctaacggtaaaatagaagaaggctctgagcgaccgtcggatgtgtGATATAACAAAACtaacggcttagattggagttaggtactatgatgtttgacaagagcttcagagtttgatgaacGATAATGAAGGGACCGTGGGATgaagtgatggatccaatctgacggctgaaaatggAAGCGGTTTTGGGTATTGGGAATGGatttgggacttgggtatgccaagcccatatcttctttaagaacaattcttcctcttcaagcccatttctaattgatccggctcttgcaaacatcattcttcgctgcctttctgcgggagtctttgccgtttctttgctcttttcgctccttgagttaaccaggctttatttagtacctaaaaatgcaaaattaattgaaaaaagtatttattcttgaaaacaacgaaaacacagaatatgggataaaatggagcgttagtgcacaaatgatgagttaaatgccaataaaaaggtgcaaatatatacaatatttggcactcatcattaacctacagggtctcaatagaaacctaaggttaaaggagaatcgactctagttatgcaactagtaacacacaagaggtgtgggtattatgtttcccagttgctagagttctcctttatatagttttcaaatcagggtttgcaatccaagttaccttggtatcaaagcattcaataatctccattagatgaaaaacctgattcaaccaagctaatatctttcaaccgttagatcgaacttagattgttatacacaaatgaaatgtaccctcatttaggtttatgtaaccgtacctaaacgtgtacaccatgttggttcacaaatagttaaccgaggttagccatatgattactctcatatcaaccttattcatcttagacataactagttcaaatgactcaaatgaaactaattaaagATCCGTTCAactgctatattctcataaaagtatacaagaacacaattgaagcaaaatcggtttgatacactcgaatcaatacatgaatattatagctatggtttgcaaagattgcattccttattttataaatgtttaggttcatgtaaaaaaacgattttagaaagtaaccacttaagtatgcgtacggatatgcgtacttatgtaaccgaatttgagtttgttttggttttcaaactcatcagaaattcacggacgtgaactttccgccagtatgcgtactggtacgcatactttggtaactggtttgagttggttttgatttccaaactcagcagaaattcacggacatgaacttccccagtatgcgtacgggtacgcatacttatccagtctccatcaaccatttattacacacacaagtatgtatacatttggttcccggttttgtacttatacacaaatgtgcaaacacactatatgttTATTTCCAAAGATGGATATATGATTCTAAgctctctatttcaatcattgaaacattcttagaggataacaatggccgttttcacacactattagcgtcaaagcaatttccaagatattgaaataatcattatcgaaacattccaagtctacaccaaatgattgtattacacaaagcatgtaagatgttactcggaaattttctcatgatataagatgaacttggtcgaagagaaagctttccaacatatatttcgagaaatatgtaaacgagataaactcagctccaaatctcaaatgtgtatatagaaaactatatcgtaatacgacttatgtctcaatataggagatagagtagaaatatactttccatagatgagtttaagtctccacataccttttatcgatgaagttccacaatctccccttagtagttcttcgtcttcaaatgatgaacgccgtgaaaactaagctcaacaacacaatctatgtcctagtccgagacatctataaataggctagaaatcaagacttatatttttgatcactaacattgacaaacatgcttaagataacaacgcatgcgagttcggccgagcagtgctctaacacttttcaCATAGTGGTGTGACGATTTGCCAGTCCTCTTGGGATGGGAAACTGAAAAATTTGATAATGTAGGAACCGGCTCGAAGAAGGGAATATGCGATGGGGTTAGCAAATACGTTAGAGTGAATGTGCTTGATAGTCAATTTAGAAATAATGAGCCGAGAGTATTTGGCGAGACATCAGAATGAATGAGACTGATAGTTAATTCTGAAATAATAAGTATCTGGTGAATGGGTTGCCAAATTATTCGCAATCATGAATAATTTGCATATAAGACTGGGAGTTCGCTTTCAATGCGAAACCAAATAATACGAATCGATTTGCAAATTATACGCGAATGATACACACAGTACTATCCAATGTTTACATTTCTAATCTCACATCTCATGCCAATTCTTTGCTGGATCATCTCAAGGTATCCAAAGAGACCTAAAAGTTTCATGGTTCAAAGACTTTTCAAGATAAAGTTATTTGTAGAAATTATAtaaattatattttattattaacattgcaCAACAACAATCACTCATTTTTTGGAATTCAAATTTCACGATGACATGTGAGAGTAAAAAACACAAATCTTATTTATAATATCCGTAAAAAGATACTTTAACTTCAGGAAATTACTCTTACTTCTGGCTGTCAAATATGCTATAAACTCAGAGGAGGACCAGTGCTTAATTTAACCCATTCAAAGACCCATCCTCCTCGAATGCAAGGCACCAAAAATCCAGTCAAACAACCAATAGAATCTTAGAAAACGAAGAAGTGTCTTACGACAACACAAgtctttgaaaaatatatcttatTATCGGTGTACAAAaacaattattcattttttggaagtcaaatttctcgaTGACTACTAAAAGCAAAAGAACAAATTTTTCAtttgtgatcctataaaacatGATAGAAAAAGACTTTAACTTTTGGAAATTATTTTTGCTTTTCATTGTTAAACATGCTATAAGCCTATAACCTTAAACCTGTTTAGATACCACTCTAGAAATTATTTGTAGAATTCCGGAAACAGAAAAATCACAAattaatttggatatacaatttcACTATAACTTTCACAagcaatttttcttttcttttttaactttTTGGGAAACAAAAACATTCCGCCTCCGAAGAACCAAAAACATTCTGATGGACTACGGCCTAATTTAAGCCCATTCAAAGACCCATCCATGGTACACACACCCTAAAATGCCTTGAATGCAAGGCACCTGAAATAAAGTCAAGCAACCATTGAAAATCCCAGAAGAAACCGACGAAGAAGTGTCATACACACAACACAAGTCTTTTGAAAAGAATAAGATATTACATTACCTCTGTCTCTCTAGACTTTTCGGATCTCCTCTTTTGCAGAAACCTTCCACATAATCTCAGATTATTATATTCTCACGCCATGAACACACCACCTCCACCTTTAATATCTAATCTTCAACAATTCCAATTCCAATTCCAATACACGTGATAACCCTAGAACTCAGacattttcctgaagatcgcCCGGTGAATTCTACTTTCTTAAGCTCCTACTGTCACAATTTCCATGCCTTGGGTAAGTTCCTTTACGTTATTTCTTCAGTAAATTTTAGATTTACAGAAATATGGAGGAAAATTTTCTCAAAATTTagatttctgagattaaagaaTGGATGAATCTAGTGAAATAAGAAGCCCCAAGATTGAATTAAATTGTTTGGTtaatactgaagaagaagaaaatgaagaagaggaaAAGGTGTTAGTGGAATTAGAGAGAAATggaggaaaccaaacaccaactCCACGAAGAAGAAAGAGCTTTTGTTCAGATCATGAGTTTCATTCATTGAACGCATTAgaaattttacaagaaacaataCGGATTCTTAGATACAATTCATCTGGATTTATGATAATTGCAGCTTTACTAATATGTCCTGTTTGTGCTGTTGTGTTGTCTAATGTTTTTGTGGATCAATCAGTTATGAAGAGATTAACTATACGTCTTCTATTGGTTGCAAGATCAAGTGGGATTCCGCTAAGGCCATTAGTTAAAGTATCTTGTCAACGTTTAGCCGAAATGACACTTTCTGCTATCTTTTGTTTCCCAATGTATATCACATTGTCACTGTTATCCAAAGCAGCAATTGTTTACTGTGTAGATGCTACTTATCTCAGGAGGAAATTTGATTTGTTTAACTTCTTTTCGAGTATTGTCAAGATTTGGAAGCGTCTTGTTATAACATATATGTGGGTGTGTATGGTGGTTGCTGGTGTTTTAGCTTTGTTTCTACTTCTGCTTGTAGCTGTTTGCAATGTGTTCACTATTTTCGGGTGCCCgtctcatttgattatctatcctGCACTTGGGGTTGGATTGGTTTTCTCGGTTATGTTTGCaaatgcaattattatatgcaaTCTTGCCATTGTGATATCGGTTCTGGAGGTTGTGTCAGGTCCAGAAGCTTTGTTAAGGTCTGGGGTTTTAATTCGAGGACAAACTCAAGTGGGTCTTCTAATATTTCTCGGATCAACAATAGGGATGGCATTTGTTGAGGGTTTGTTTGAGCATAGAGTTAAGACATTGAGTTATGGAGATGGGTCTTCTAGGATATGGGAAGGTCCTCTATTGGTGATTATGTATTCGTTCGTTGTGCTTATTGATTCTATGATGAGTGCAGTTTTCTATTTCACTTGTAGATTATCTAATATAGACACTTCAGAAGAAGATGGACATACATTGGTAGAAGCTGCAGCCAGTTCACCGGTATCATTGAGTGTTCAGTAACAATATCTTTTATACAAAACAGACACTACAGAATTATGGCAGGTTGGACATATATAGACGGATCTCATTTGGTTCTGCAACTGTTCTTTGATGCTAGCTTATGACGAGTTCTTTGTTGATACTTCTACAAGCTCAAAGGGTTGAGAGAAATGACTGGGAAGAAGCTGCGTCGTTCACAGCCATGTTGAATTAATCTTATTCAATTTGGAGAAACTTTGGACATTGTGGTTCATATATATCAGGTTCACTATATGGTCTTATACTCTTATTAGAAAGTTAATAGAAAGTGTTCAGAAAgtggtttttcattttttttttacatttttttttttcatttattttcctATCTATACAGGAATTTCATAGTAGTCATGTATGGAAAATTTTGGAAATAACAGAACAACGTTAACCTGTCAAACGTAAGACAGACCGAATGATTCTTCTTTTTCTGCTATAACATAATATTGGAATTCTACCGGCTATGCTTGTGTATAACTGTTCGATATTTATAAAGTTATTTACTATTACAGTAAGTCTCATGTTGTATAAGTTTTACTATGTGTGTTACACATAATTATTCGAGATTGCTAATGTATTTTACTGTGTAACCTGCAATATGCTGTTTGGTAATGCAAGATCATCTCTGCTGCTACAAACAGATGCCAGCTTCTTAAACTGGAAAGGTACATTTTGTTTTGTTATCAATCCTCCATAACTAACAGTAGTTGCACCTTTTTGGTGACTATTTTCAAGGAGCAAATAAATTGCAGTCTATCATTTGGGCACAACGATATGAATGGGCGGGCTACAACTCCGTCCTGTCTTTTATCAGTTAGAATTATATGACACCTTTTGGCTGACATTTTAGTTGATAAATGGTGGCTCATGTTTATGGATCATTGGGTAACTGTTTTCTCAATCTTCATCTCAGTATTGTGTATTCTGTGATATACTTAACCTGTAGTTAAGACTTTGTTGAATTGAGTTCTGTAGAAGCTGGAAAACAACATTTTAATCTCTGGTGACCTTCTTGTTACCTTTTGTCTCTTTACATTTTCTATTTGAATCGAGTTCCATCCTGTGATGATGTATGCAGGTACTTTGTTGGCAATGACCACTAATGAAAGGATCTCATCCTGAATTATTTGCTGAAAATCATCTTTTGGAGACCTCAGAGGGACTGAAGAAAAGGTACTACCTTTACCTTGTAAGATTTGTTGTTAAATGTCTTTTGAATTCTGATAAAAACTATTTAACTATGAAATTACACACCGTACTGGCAAAAGAATTTTATGTCTTTGTTCATCTTAGTATAGTATGAACAGGATCGAGATCCAGGGCATACTCGTTTATTACAAGTAACTAATTGTAATAAACGATCCTGCTACACAGATAGGTGGTTCGGTGGACAAGAGCCTGCTACTTCCAATAGCCTAATTACTGATAGTGAACTCCAAACTTAGTTCTCTCAGACGCAGATCGAGGAAAAGTGGAATTCCTTACAATGGCAAGCACACTTGGAGCTTTGCAATGGACTCTCACAAGGAATATAAATTTTTACCGTTAGTTTCACTTATAAAAAGCTTATTGAAGCTCATTCTTAGTTACTAGTCCAGACCGATCAAAAGTCTGGCTTAGGTTATGGACATCAAACACTTCCTCGTGAAATACCTAAATTCTCACGGAACAACTGACGAatcgtttttgttgttgttggggGAGGCAAACGTTAGTGATGGAACCTCGGATGATTTGGAAGGAACAACATTTTTCAGCTATCTTTATGAGATGTAGTAAGTTGGTTTTAAAATTCAGTAACATCAACCGAGCCGTCTATGGACTAGGCCAGCTAGGCTATTGCCTAGAGCCTCAGTTAGTTGAGGcccaaaaattttaattttttgtttttgttattatttGATTATGTAAGTAGTGTTGTGACATAGTGTCTATCATTATTTTTGTTGATAGTCATACTTTCTAGCTGTTAAGTCCGTTTGTTGTGTGACTAGTGCGTACACTTTTATATAAGAAAATTAGAATTCACTGCATTGAGCAATTCTcttaaaataaatttaaatatcCTCCATCCCAGACCCAGTAAGTTCATTTAAAACATGTTGAATACCATTGGCAGAAGATCATGTGTTAACAAAACCCCACTATTATCAGAAGCATATAATATTAatttaaactaaaaaaaatataatgcgtgaGTACGTTACCTTCACACCCATGAGTCATCAATTACATTTCCTATAGATATTGTCTTAAAAAGCGCGTATTTATATACATTTCCTAAAGATGGTTTCAAAGAATACCATTGGCAGTAGACAGATGACTTATGTCTACCGCCCGATTTGCTAATGCATCTGCCGCATAGTTGGCCTTTCTGTAGATGTAGTGCATTGTATGATGCTGGATAGATTGCAGTAGGTCTCTCATTTTGATCACATGTCACAAACACCATTGTGTCTTGATCACTCTGGTGATGAATTTGACTAGATTGTGTGAGTCAGATTTTTACCTATTGTATGTTGTTATTCTAACCACCATAAGCATGCTCCATGTATCGCCACCAAAATAGTGGTTATTCCCAGAGGTTGTGACATTGCTACGATCGTGGTAGTTGATCAACTCCTGCAGAAAATTATCACTATTAGTTTGATATTACGATTAATAGAAAAAAAGTATACACAACAAAAGTTACCAAAATTAGAAAAGACCAAAACATCAAGTATCAGTTATTTGAAATCAAGATCTCTTTATTTCAACCGAACAAAGATTAATGAACTTGGTTACCATCTATATAGATCAAAAGTACTTTGTGATGCGTATCAAAGCAATTATGAGGAGGAACTAGAAAAATACAGGTTTTGTGTTTATCTGATTTATTTTCAATAACTTTATGCTATTAGCGAGTTTTTAGTAATTAATCCATTAAGAATTGGATGAATCGGTTATTTTAATTGAGATTTAGGGCTTGTTTTTTTTTATGTGGAGACCATCGTACTCGAGGGTTGCACCAGGAAAATGCATGTCCATTTGCCTTTGCAAGCATGCTTCGCAAGCATGTTGCCTTAAGTGCATCACTAGCTTCTGAGTACCGTCAAGGCATAATGCATGCCTTGGACTTGTGCATGGACTATTGCAAACTTATTTCTGCTTCCTTACTTCGTTTTGGCATTGAGCAGAAAGCATGCACTGGTCTTGCTTGAGCCAAGGGTTTATCAGTCAGGCtcatgagcatccaaggaatgttACCACCCCATCAAACATGACAACAATCATCGCTTGCATCGCAATACTGAGCCAGATGATACGAGTTACCAAAATATCGCAATCATAtccccaattagatgatatgagcgacaaaaatGTTGGACCATTAATGCTACAACTAATTGCGGCTGCATACATACCCTACGAAGAAGCAACTAAATATGCACACACTATAATTTATAAGTCTTATGGACAAGCAACTAAAGCCAACTCGTATTGCAAGGCCAAAATCCAAGCATAGCCAAGTCCGCTTTGGTTAAATGGTCTTTTGCAAATGATAAGCAAGACTTTTCATTGGCCTTCCTTTATTTTGCACGGTGGTGGTGCACCCTTAGTTTCTCAATGCTGCAACAATGATGCCGAAGCATCTAAAAAGCTCTCTCGAGTAAGTAACGCGCCATAATGATGCTTTCACATCATATAGGCTTTACCTTTTAAGCTTTGAATCTTACTAATGCATCTAcggtatatgcaccttcaaccaactatccctccctgtatatgtcttattgacatttttacaactaaaAATTGGGGACCagttgacatgcttgcttcactattcatggtcgtttttCCATGCATCCTGAGTAATGCACAATGGTGGTGCAAAATCCAGTTTTAACCCGAAATCCAACTTGAATGATGCGCTATCATGGTGCAACATTGCTCTCGGCCAGTCACCCATTGAAGTAATCCTCCATGATGGTGCAACCACGTACGTGATGCACCATGATAATGTGATATTAGCTCTTGGCCAATGTAACCTGCGTAATGCACCATGATGGTGAgatattggcccttggccaatattCCTCTTAGTACGCAACATTGTCTTGAGATGACGCTTCATCTCATTCAAAATGACGTATCTTTGAGCATGCACTATGCTAAAAGTGAGAGTATTACAGAAAGTACAAAAATTGTTGAAAGAAGTTTTTGGACGTTTGTACCTTTAGATTTACGAACCTAAGATTTTAGGTTAACAAACTTTATTAGAAAAGTATCAGGAGAATCTTTTCTAATCAAGGTTCACAAACTCAAAAActaggtttgcgaacttaagtaAATTTGGGTTCATGAATCTTTCTCTCCCCATTAGGTTCCCGAATTCAAAATATAGGTTCGCGAACTCAAACCAAGTCGAGTTCaggaaattttatttttcttcaagcTTTACGAATTTAAAACATAGGTTCACAATCTAATATGTATAAATTTTAAATTTCAAATAAATTACTTAAATATATTTGTGAGCCTATACTTTCGAAACTCATCAGAGAATATTTACTTGATGTTGGTTTCGAAAAAGCAACAAACATGAACTTGACATCGAAACTTAAGATtccttcaatttgtgaatatTCCTGaacgacaagtctagctttgtttctgacaatggtgccgaattcatcagacttgttcttgaatatccatttaaaccaacaatattgatattgggggAACAATGTACGAGCTTCCATATATCTTGTCTTTGGaactgatttaactcttcatgcattgcattcacccaaaagggatcgctaagagcttcatcaatatttctaggTTCTATTTCCGGTAGATAACAtccaaaattacaaatattttgaagttgtcctctcgtcttagctgtagaatcccTCCCAGCAATAGTACCGTTAGtatcatgatttctttgaacccagagatgccgTGGAGGGGCACGTTCTTGTTCAATATGAACAACCTGACTAGGGCTCTTCTCCTCATCACTACAAACATCAGGATCAGTAACTGTTGGAATaacttctactgattctgggatttctttgattttctcaattgtctcggttagAGAAAATTCAGCAGCAGAATCATCATGACGAAAATTGcttagatcatcaatgataaGTTTTGCAGATTCCATCgtgacttgggttctgagattaaagacacagaaaccacgactatcagaagcatagccaagaaaaataccttcatcgtTTTTCGAGTCAAATTTCCATTTCTGTTCACGGttctttagaatgtagcacttactgctgaacactctgagatagtgtaagttgggtttcttaccgtaccacaactcatagggagtgtttaaggtctttgaccATAAGTAAACATGATTGATCAAGTAGCAAGCTGTAAAATCCGCCTCTCCCCAAAACTTCAGCGGTAAATTTTTGTTGTGGAGTATTACTCtttccatttcctgaatgttcctattctttctttctgcaactccattagcttgtagAGCAATGGGtggagagtattgttgaataatccccagagaGTCACaatattcaaatactttggtgtctttgaattccgtgccgcgatcgcttctaattttctttcatttgcgaccctgttcattctggattccgttaacaataatcttgaattcactgagggtttcattcttgtgagccaaaaacgatacccaagtgaatctggtgtaatcattttccataaccaaagcatacttctttccatccacagtaggttgttgaattgggccgaagagatccatatgaattaaatcaagtggggctttagtgagaatatctcgagatgatttatgtggaactttcgtttgtttacccttttgacaggcaccacatacaccttcaatgtTAGCATGGATTTTGGGAaaacctctaacaagttctttcttaatgatcttagttagaagatgataattgatgtgaccaaaacgctcatgccaaagatgtgcaGATTCTACCTTAGTCAAATTGAAACAATTA comes from Papaver somniferum cultivar HN1 chromosome 7, ASM357369v1, whole genome shotgun sequence and encodes:
- the LOC113300272 gene encoding uncharacterized protein LOC113300272 — translated: MDESSEIRSPKIELNCLVNTEEEENEEEEKVLVELERNGGNQTPTPRRRKSFCSDHEFHSLNALEILQETIRILRYNSSGFMIIAALLICPVCAVVLSNVFVDQSVMKRLTIRLLLVARSSGIPLRPLVKVSCQRLAEMTLSAIFCFPMYITLSLLSKAAIVYCVDATYLRRKFDLFNFFSSIVKIWKRLVITYMWVCMVVAGVLALFLLLLVAVCNVFTIFGCPSHLIIYPALGVGLVFSVMFANAIIICNLAIVISVLEVVSGPEALLRSGVLIRGQTQVGLLIFLGSTIGMAFVEGLFEHRVKTLSYGDGSSRIWEGPLLVIMYSFVVLIDSMMSAVFYFTCRLSNIDTSEEDGHTLVEAAASSPVSLSVQ